A segment of the Chaetodon trifascialis isolate fChaTrf1 chromosome 2, fChaTrf1.hap1, whole genome shotgun sequence genome:
AAGCCGTCACTTTAACAGACACATGAAGTCTGCAGCGTTTCACGCCTGAAAAGCCTTAACTTTCATAAAGTTTTGTAGAAGTAGTTTAGATTTGATTTAAGAGCTTCATGGCTAAAGTCCTTACTCCACCAACCCGGCCTCaagtcctcctcctgtttgtgaTTTGGGTGAAGCGTTTCTTAAACTGTAGAATTACTGCTAACACTTTGCTGCTTCACATTTTAAACTACCACACCAGCTGATTCACAGCACTGCTGTAGCGCTGATTACATAATAACTCACAGCATCCATAAATACATGTGTCCTTTCTGTGTGTCACGCTGCTGCCATGTGTTGCCGACGAGGTTTTAAAGGCCAGAGGTCGTCTGTCCAGAAAACTGCTCTTACGGACCAGGTGACCTGTGTTTCCacgttttattttattttttcctctgtcgTCAGATctgctttcagctgtttgtttctgaagcTTGGAGCTCATCATCGTTCAGTGACAGCTGATTGGTTTAAAGGAACAGTCCCAAAATGTGCTTTCACCTTCATACTGACGATGGCTTTACTAGATCAAGAAAAGCTTCCATTTAGTTCTccatgctgttgttgtttgatgCAAGAACTTTGCTGTATTGTTGGTTTGGTTTGAAACTGTCAGCCAGAAGCAAGAAGCTCATATTCATGTTGTTGAGATGAGTTCAGATCTTAAGATCTGCTGCGCTGATCATTTTAATCATCATTTAATCATCATCAGTCTTTCTAAGCTGTGATAGAGTGCAGCGTGTCTCTGCATGCAGAAGTTCATGAAGTTCATTTAATCTATTCAACGTAGTGTTACCTGTTAACACACTCACGATACTCTATGTTGTGATCATTATTTAATCTCTGACTCAGTCAAAATCTGATGTACTGTCCTTTTAAATGTGTCTCAGGTGCAGCCCTATGAACGGATCAAAGCAAAGGGTCTTCCTGCCGACATCAGCGCCAGCCTCAACAAGCTCGCTGTGGTCAAACTGAACGGCGGTCTGGGAACCAGCATGGGCTGTAAGGGCCCCAAGAGTCTGATCAGCGTCCGCAACGAGAACACCTTCCTGGACCTGACCGTCCAGCAGATCGAGGTATGAAACACCACAACAAGCAGCTCTGAGCCTCCGACCATCGGCTTGAACTGAACTCGGTTGTCCTCGTTTTCAGCATCTGAACAAGTCCTTTAACACCAACGTGCCGCTCGTTCTCATGAACTCCTTCAACACTGACGACGACACAAAGAAGATCCTGCAGAAATACAAGCACCACCGCGTCAACATCCACACCTTCAACCAGAGCAGGTACGGCGCACACTAACTAAAATGAAACCAGCTCACACAGGACGGTTAATTTAACATTTGAGTGTCATAAAATTCttaaacatgaaaagtaaaacCAGATGTTGGGGCCGAGCCTCCTCTGgagctccctctgctgctccaccctcTGCCCCacctcatgctgctgctgggtttTATTACATTGATCAGTAgtatatttcttcttcttctttggttctGCGTGCAGTTCAGCTCTCACATGCTGCCCTCCTCACAGCTCCATGCATATCAGCACACAGCAGGCCACAGACGTATGAAGACACACAAGGAACCACTGTTAGTCGTCCCTTTTTGTCCCATTTGATAAAAGAGCTTCCTTTTGCAAACACACTAATgtatgtttcctgttttgtcgTCATGGTACAACATAAAGCTGACTTTCCTGAAATGTCTGAATGGGTCTGGTGCAGCATCTGTCCTGACAGAGCAGATGTTCTCCTCTCAGGTATCCAAGGATCAACAAGGAGTCGCTGCTGCCCATTGCCAAAAACATGGGCATGAACAGCGAGAATGCCGAGGCCTGGTACCCGCCGGGTCACGGAGACATCTACAGCAGCTTCGCCAACAGCGGgctgctggacaaactcatcgCTGAGGGGAAGGAGTACATCTTTGTGTCCAACATCGACAACCTGGGCGCCACCGTCGacctcttcatcctccaccaCCTGATGAGCCAGCCGGCGGACAAACGCTGCGAGTTCATCATGGAGGTCACAGACAAGACCAGAGCTGACGTCAAGGTCAGAGCGGGTCACTGCAGCACGCAGTTACTTGGGTTTTCATTTAATTGGCGGTCTTTcagtgcttcctgtttcctccctgCAGGGTGGTACCCTCATCCAGTACGAGGATCATCTGAGGCTGCTGGAGATCGCGCAGGTCCCGAAGGCCCACGTGGACGAGTTCAAGTCCGTCACCAAGTTCAAAATCTTTAACACCAACAACCTGTGGATCTCTCTGCCCGCCATCAAGAGGCTGCACGAGGGGAACGCCATGGACCTGGAGATCATCGTCAACCCaaaggtgacacacacacacacacacacacacacacacacacacacacacacacacacacacacacacacacacacacacacacacacacacacacactgcaaatgaAACAACATTTTCTCAATGTTTTCTGCAGCCAAGAAACCTTTAGGCTGTTTACACATGATGTTCTACATTATTTTACAGGTCTGTCATTTCCTTAACAGAACTGATCTGCTAATTGTTTGAGAGTGGAGTAGAGTAGCaggtctgtctgctgtctggccTCAGTCAAGCCTCCTGTCAGCAAGAAAAAAACGTGTTTTCTCATTGTAGATTTTTGTCTAGGAAATCATCAGGAAAAGACTAGAAATGCACCTGTAAAAGATGAGCTAGGTGGCGGGAAACTACCTTGTATGCCAGGGTGGAGGTGTGTTTTTGAGGTTGGTCAGAGATTGGTTGTGTGTTTAAAGGTCACGCTGGTGTAGAATAATTCTGTAGAGAGCATCATCTGTATAAATGGGATGGACAAAAGGTTAAAGACACGTGTCAGGATCATGAGATACGCTTGAAGCAACACGTCCCACCAACATTCATGAAGAACTGCTGTATTACATTGACTTACTGTTGGCTAATTAATATTGTGTGTGCGTTGGCAGCAGGTCTGGTTGACAGTGCACGGTCATTTGTTGAAAGCTGCTTTTGAACTTTAATGTTTGAAGCCTCTGATctttatttaattaattcagCTGCCACGTTGTTCAGCCTAAACACTTTGAGagctgcagaagcagcagctgaatccCATCATGAACCATCAGCTTTCTGTTTTACGAGCGAATCGGCCAAAGCTGCGGTTTCCTACTGTAACCAATTTCCCCGAATGTCTCTGCAGACATTGGACGGCGGTTTGAACGTCATTCAGCTGGAGACGGCCGTGGGCGCCGCCATCAAGAGCTTCAACAACGCCATGGGTGTGAACGTCCCCCGCAGCCGCTTCCTGCCAGTGAAGACGTCGTCCgacctgctgctggtgatgtcCAACCTGTACAGCATGGACGCCGGCTCGCTCACCATGAGCAAGAAGAGAGAGTTTCCCACCACGCCGCACGTCAAGCTGGGCAGCTCCTTCACCAAGGTCAGCCACAACATttaaacagtttgtgtgtaaatgttttctgtcatcTACCTCGATATCTGGAGGGAGAATCGCACTCAGGTGTTGAAATCAAAGCTGCTCTCAGCCTCCGTgcttaattaatcatttttcaTACCTGGTTTGGTTGAAGGAGTCCCAGCATGATAAAATCATCCTCCTCGAGCACCAGAGAAAATCCAGCAGTATTTTCTGAATGCAAAATGAGCAGAAATCAACGAGAGGAATGCAGGCGTTTTCATGAATCCTTGAcatctgcagcttcctgttgttTGCTGTGCAGGTTCAGGAGTTTCTCTCCAGATTCGAGAGCATCCCGGACATGTTGGAGCTCGACCACCTCACCGTGTCCGGAGACGTCACCTTCGGAAAGAACGTCTCCCTGAAGGTAAACGCTTCAGAGCAGGTTGAGTTTTCTCATTCCTCACAGACGAGTCTTCATGCTGAGTCATtgtgaaaacagcagcctgGTGCTCACTGGAGCAggcttttgctgctgtaatcaTGATGATGTGATGGAGGTCAAACTGTTCTTGTTCTGTTTCGAGACTTCAACCTTTCTCTTACTTTCACCAGGGAACTGTCATCATTATAGCCAATCACGGAGACCGGATCGATATTCCTGCCGGAGCGATGCTAGAGAACAAGATCGTCTCAGGAAACCTGCGGATCCTCGACCACTGAGGccttctgggaaaaaaaacaaaaaacagaagccaTTTGCACATCGAAGAGACTCAGAGAGAAAAGGTTTTTCTTCTCGTCACTGATgaacagtcagtgtgtttttggtcatttctgATGTAAAGCCAGCCTGAACGGGTCAAAggccatcctcctcctcctccctgtctcacTGTGCATACGTTCAGCTCATGGTGAAGCTTCTCAGGAAGAAACTTTCTGTCACTGAACCGACTGTGGTcttcttttcctgctgtcaATTAAAGAAGTGCAATATGGGTGAACCGAGTGTCGTGTGTCATGTGAATTCATTATAAATCACATCTTTCCAAatattaaactgtattttacttcagtgaaagtacTAATACCTCACAGTacaaatactccattacaagtccTGAGTTTAGCAAGCTTTTAATTTCCTTTAGTTTGTAATTATTTCAATGTAATTGGCAGCACCTAGTGGTTGCTGTTTGTACTACACCGAGTGCAGGAACCTGAGGACAGGTGTATGGAAGACGTCTGCGACTCCCTGCGTTTTTTTCATCTAAATCCTTTTAGAttttcatttctaaataaaGATGTTGTTACTTTGGGGAATGTTTGTTGGGGGTTTTCTGATTTGTCTGACAGCCAAAGCAGCTCATTGTCTAAACCTGCGATTGTCAATCCACCATTCACTTAAACCTGAGACCACCAGAACGACCGCAGACCAGAGAATAACCAAAAGACGTGTTGATCATGTCTAACATCTGCAGTACAGTTTGTAATGTTCAGTTCAAAAGTTGCaaaagtgcagtacttgagtaaatgtaccaAGTCCACCACTTTTGGCTGATCTGACACCacagcttcttttttcttctcacaaACCAAAACCGACCTGCTAAATGAAGTTAATGAAACATCAGGCTTGTTCAACATAATGAGAAAACAGACCTAGCATCAGGATCAATTATGACCAATCACAGTTCGATCTCAAAATATTCTCACAACCttgaagctaaaaaaaaatctgcagcgGCAAAAAAAACAGACCGGAGAACAAGTCGCTCCATCATCCTGTTTTATTCACATCAGGTTTGAAGGATTCAAGACATTTTGGATTCTCAGACATGCAGCCCGACTGTCTGAACCCACAGAGggtccacgcacacacacacacacacacacacacaccctctctctctctcactcacacacacacacacacacacacacacagtggtatGGTAGGCACACTGTAGTGGAGAGCTCAGATGTGTCGTCACTGACGGTCGATCGAAAGTAGGCACTTCTGAAGCAACAGTGATGATAGTTGATGCTTTTTGTTGAGTCTCTTACAGGAAACGGACGCTCACGTTTCACCTCAGGTCACGCTCACCCAAACAGCGTTTCATACTGAGCTGTGATTCGGTCAATTTATCTCTCGATCATGATCTGAATGTTTTCCCATAACAGGGCATTAtccaaaacagacattttctgtAGAATCAACCTGATCCGGTTTCTCTCCTCAGTTAATCTTTTGGAAACTAAACACTTTCTGTAGTGTTGACGTAGGCTTCGGAGACTGAGGTGATTTCTGCGGTGCTGAAGGTGACGTGACAGCTGGACAGGAGCGTGTGTTTCATTGGTCGGCTGAAATTCACTCAGGAACGGAAAATCTATTCTAGGCTGAAGTCGGGTTGGAAGCTTACAGCTCGTACAGGTGAGCGATGGCATTCATCCACGCCCAGTCACACCTGAGAACAGGTCTGATCAGAAGGAGCACAGTGCTAGTTTGAGCAGGTCTGAGTGTTTGCACCTGAAAGCACCACAAGAACGTGATCAGGTCTGATTGGGCCACGTCTTGTGATGTCATCACCTGAGACCAATTCTGACTTTAGGCGCCAACTGAGCTTCCGGTCACAGCTTTTCACTGAGGTGTGAACGTTTTGTGCGCGAAGGTTTCACTGCTCGAGTTCACAGAGGCGTCTGGATGTATTCTGGATAGACGGAACAAGAGGACGATCtaatccaataaaaaaaaaataaaggagagATTTTCTGTTCCGTTGGTGTCGTTTCAGCCTCGGAGGAAACAAAAAGCTCATGCAGGTTAAATAAAACTACAGCAGGAAGGAGAGGGTCGACAGTAGTTTGAGTTAACAGCTGATTTCCATGCTTTACGTTCTGCAGTCAAAGTCTCATCGATTAGCTACACGTAGAAAAACGTCTGTCGTCTCTGGATCGTCACGCACACTGAGCCTGAATGTCACAAAACCGAACGACAGTTGGAttgtttaaaagtaaaaaagtgCAACTGAAGAGTTTATTTCCCAAATTTGAAACTGTTTTACTTTGGCAACGACAGGATGTGATGCTTTCACAGTCTGGATTTGttgtatttgacattttcaggaaATCAACTCTTCACTGACACGTTTTTAAATCGGCTTCATCAGAGTTTGGGAAAGGTTTGAAAACACCATGAAGGAACCCCTTTTGATTCTATTAAACAAGTACTACTTCCAGAGTGAATCATCCTCAGCTGCGAAGTTTAGCAAAAGTCAGTGAAACCAGCGACAGAAAAGTTTGGTTTCAGTGTGCGTCGATGATAAAAATCTCTTCAGCTCCCACATCCCGGCCCGCTGGAGAAAAAGTCCCCACAGTATTGTTTTCAAGacgacagaaaaataaatacccGCCATTTCTGATCATTATCTACACCCTTCGTTCCCACTAAAACTGTCTCTA
Coding sequences within it:
- the LOC139342931 gene encoding UTP--glucose-1-phosphate uridylyltransferase-like isoform X2 produces the protein MTEFQEKLRQQHEESMHRELETLINTANKTDAEIARKDFDGFKKLFHRFLQVKGPAVDWAKINRPPEDSVQPYERIKAKGLPADISASLNKLAVVKLNGGLGTSMGCKGPKSLISVRNENTFLDLTVQQIEHLNKSFNTNVPLVLMNSFNTDDDTKKILQKYKHHRVNIHTFNQSRYPRINKESLLPIAKNMGMNSENAEAWYPPGHGDIYSSFANSGLLDKLIAEGKEYIFVSNIDNLGATVDLFILHHLMSQPADKRCEFIMEVTDKTRADVKGGTLIQYEDHLRLLEIAQVPKAHVDEFKSVTKFKIFNTNNLWISLPAIKRLHEGNAMDLEIIVNPKTLDGGLNVIQLETAVGAAIKSFNNAMGVNVPRSRFLPVKTSSDLLLVMSNLYSMDAGSLTMSKKREFPTTPHVKLGSSFTKVQEFLSRFESIPDMLELDHLTVSGDVTFGKNVSLKGTVIIIANHGDRIDIPAGAMLENKIVSGNLRILDH
- the LOC139342931 gene encoding UTP--glucose-1-phosphate uridylyltransferase-like isoform X1, yielding MSLTVADLTRGAMTEFQEKLRQQHEESMHRELETLINTANKTDAEIARKDFDGFKKLFHRFLQVKGPAVDWAKINRPPEDSVQPYERIKAKGLPADISASLNKLAVVKLNGGLGTSMGCKGPKSLISVRNENTFLDLTVQQIEHLNKSFNTNVPLVLMNSFNTDDDTKKILQKYKHHRVNIHTFNQSRYPRINKESLLPIAKNMGMNSENAEAWYPPGHGDIYSSFANSGLLDKLIAEGKEYIFVSNIDNLGATVDLFILHHLMSQPADKRCEFIMEVTDKTRADVKGGTLIQYEDHLRLLEIAQVPKAHVDEFKSVTKFKIFNTNNLWISLPAIKRLHEGNAMDLEIIVNPKTLDGGLNVIQLETAVGAAIKSFNNAMGVNVPRSRFLPVKTSSDLLLVMSNLYSMDAGSLTMSKKREFPTTPHVKLGSSFTKVQEFLSRFESIPDMLELDHLTVSGDVTFGKNVSLKGTVIIIANHGDRIDIPAGAMLENKIVSGNLRILDH